From Pseudomonas sp. FP2335, the proteins below share one genomic window:
- a CDS encoding fimbria/pilus chaperone family protein, which translates to MDCGEYCVRGSSVINSVLLQVASLFILLTNVAAADGMQPETTVVVLYEEAGEATLNVKNTDAGPALLHSVVENVPEDQAPLLIVTPPITRVEAGDTQLVRFIGTSTEPLKTQRLKRVSFEGIPQARAAGAATIGITLRQNLPLILHPRGLPWHHTPWELLVWRRAGEQLTVHNDSAYVVRLAPDVRLLPQGVPATLPRAYLLPGETLTAKADGPMAGSVTVEIQPATVYGFSVDSYQAPITQGEG; encoded by the coding sequence ATGGATTGCGGGGAATACTGCGTGCGTGGTTCTTCAGTAATAAACAGTGTGCTGTTACAGGTGGCAAGTTTATTTATTCTTTTAACCAATGTTGCGGCAGCGGACGGCATGCAGCCGGAAACTACTGTGGTCGTGCTGTATGAAGAAGCGGGTGAAGCCACACTCAATGTCAAGAACACGGACGCGGGCCCGGCGCTGCTGCATTCCGTCGTGGAAAATGTGCCCGAGGACCAGGCCCCGCTACTGATTGTCACGCCGCCGATCACACGGGTGGAGGCGGGCGATACGCAACTGGTGCGTTTTATCGGCACATCGACGGAACCGCTGAAGACCCAGCGGCTCAAGCGTGTGTCCTTCGAGGGGATTCCCCAGGCACGTGCCGCCGGCGCTGCGACCATCGGTATCACCCTGCGCCAGAATTTGCCGCTGATCCTTCACCCGCGGGGCCTGCCTTGGCATCACACGCCCTGGGAATTGCTGGTGTGGCGGCGGGCCGGTGAGCAGCTCACGGTGCATAACGACAGCGCGTATGTCGTACGCCTGGCGCCAGACGTGCGTTTGTTGCCGCAGGGCGTCCCGGCCACATTGCCGCGTGCCTACCTCTTGCCGGGTGAAACGCTGACCGCGAAGGCCGACGGGCCCATGGCGGGCTCAGTCACGGTCGAGATCCAGCCGGCCACGGTCTACGGTTTCTCGGTAGACAGTTACCAGGCGCCGATCACCCAGGGCGAGGGTTGA
- a CDS encoding fimbria/pilus outer membrane usher protein yields MTNLSTVPITASSRSRRPSLFVGVATLWSLPALVSALELGEGFDLAALTTLGIDPKVSDYFRSAARFREGVHVVGLRVNGNPLGLVDARFDAQGRLCFTPGLLEKAGLVKPDTVIGEGAAPGEACHDFLGEFPTTMVRLRPGIDEVALVVPTQSLREPQWEAGQFSQGGGAALFNYDLLGFDSRSRSGPSRFVSAYTEAGFNWEDWIVRSRQFYVSDNGKVRTEHLYAYAQRDIAALQSTFQLGQISSNNPLFGGVQLSGLQFSPDGQSRVPAGSHNAVVEGLAHSQSRIEVRQSGVLIHSTLVPEGPFRLTGLPLLNGTSDLEVSVIDVRGAKRSFVVPAASFGGAAAAPGYYFSVGKARESTGEGAASPMVAMGSGTWGLGRDSSMGLGVLGAEDYWSAGGSLSNVFFQRVAVGARHNLSRDSRNAVSGSRSTVSVSSPVSANVQANLSATRQTRGYREVLEAGRSWTADELGTRFKNQYTAGMSWVDPSLGVFSLGYTRSAQFDGRATEQVFASWNKSFNRVDVGLIADSQVGGTRDSTPDGNRRNAPQDNDLAVRLQVSVPLGADRRLNSYASRRGDQFGAGTALNERVNEYVNYEVGVERDLKAGEQSTRAHVDLLPRYTRVGLGVSRDPLGTSYSGQLQGGIVAHERGVTFSPYAVQDTFGIVSVGDIGSARIETPQGPVWTDYRGHAVIAGLPAYTNSRVEVQTRSLPKRVDLKNGTQVLAAGRGSVNSVDFDVVKVRRVLLNASDAQGRPLPQGAAVLGKGNRFLTSVAGEGMVFLNDVNESQDLRVSLPDSSTCSLRVDAEAKPDNDKFYETASAVCHAL; encoded by the coding sequence ATGACAAACCTGTCGACTGTCCCCATTACGGCCTCTTCCAGGTCGCGCCGGCCGTCACTGTTCGTGGGGGTTGCCACGCTCTGGAGCTTGCCGGCCCTGGTATCGGCCCTCGAGTTGGGCGAGGGTTTCGACCTGGCGGCGCTTACCACCCTTGGCATTGACCCGAAGGTCTCCGATTATTTTCGCAGCGCCGCGCGTTTTCGCGAGGGCGTCCATGTGGTCGGTTTGCGGGTCAATGGAAACCCGCTCGGGCTGGTGGATGCCCGTTTCGATGCACAAGGCCGATTGTGTTTTACCCCTGGTTTGCTGGAAAAGGCCGGGTTGGTCAAACCCGATACGGTCATTGGCGAGGGCGCGGCACCGGGCGAGGCCTGTCATGACTTCCTCGGTGAGTTCCCGACGACCATGGTGAGGCTGCGCCCCGGCATCGACGAAGTTGCGTTGGTGGTGCCCACCCAGTCATTGCGTGAGCCCCAATGGGAAGCCGGACAATTTTCCCAAGGCGGAGGGGCGGCATTGTTCAACTATGACCTGCTGGGTTTTGACAGCCGCTCGCGCAGTGGGCCCAGCCGGTTCGTGTCGGCCTATACGGAGGCGGGCTTCAACTGGGAGGACTGGATCGTTCGCAGCCGCCAGTTTTATGTGTCGGATAACGGCAAGGTCCGCACCGAGCACCTGTACGCCTATGCCCAGCGGGACATCGCTGCGTTGCAGTCGACCTTTCAACTGGGCCAGATTTCCAGCAACAACCCGCTGTTTGGCGGTGTGCAGTTGTCGGGTTTGCAGTTTTCCCCCGATGGCCAGTCGCGAGTGCCGGCAGGCAGTCATAACGCGGTGGTCGAGGGGCTTGCCCATAGCCAGTCGCGGATCGAGGTGCGTCAATCCGGTGTGCTGATCCACAGCACGCTGGTGCCCGAGGGGCCGTTTCGTCTGACGGGGTTGCCCCTGCTCAATGGCACCAGTGACCTTGAAGTCAGCGTGATCGATGTGCGGGGCGCCAAGCGCAGCTTTGTTGTGCCGGCCGCGTCGTTCGGCGGCGCTGCGGCTGCCCCCGGCTACTACTTCTCGGTGGGGAAGGCGCGTGAAAGCACTGGCGAAGGGGCGGCGTCACCGATGGTTGCCATGGGCAGCGGCACCTGGGGGCTTGGGCGCGATTCGTCCATGGGGCTTGGCGTGTTGGGCGCCGAAGACTACTGGTCGGCGGGAGGCAGTTTGAGCAACGTGTTTTTCCAGCGGGTTGCAGTGGGCGCGCGCCACAACCTTTCCCGGGACAGCCGCAACGCAGTGTCCGGTTCGCGCAGTACCGTGTCGGTGAGCAGCCCCGTTTCTGCCAATGTGCAAGCCAACCTCAGCGCCACCCGCCAGACCCGTGGTTATCGGGAGGTGCTCGAAGCGGGCCGGTCATGGACGGCCGATGAGCTGGGTACGCGGTTCAAGAACCAATATACGGCGGGCATGAGCTGGGTTGATCCCTCGCTGGGCGTGTTCTCCCTGGGATATACCCGCAGTGCGCAATTCGACGGGCGAGCCACCGAGCAGGTGTTCGCTTCGTGGAACAAGTCGTTCAATCGCGTGGATGTCGGGTTGATTGCCGATTCGCAGGTAGGCGGCACGCGTGATTCCACGCCCGACGGCAACCGCCGCAACGCGCCCCAGGACAATGACCTGGCGGTACGCCTGCAAGTCAGCGTGCCCCTGGGCGCTGATCGTCGCCTGAACAGCTATGCCAGCCGCCGTGGGGATCAGTTCGGCGCCGGCACTGCGCTGAACGAGCGGGTCAACGAGTACGTGAACTACGAGGTGGGCGTCGAGCGAGACCTCAAGGCTGGGGAGCAATCGACTCGCGCTCATGTCGACCTGCTGCCGCGCTATACGCGGGTCGGCCTGGGGGTCAGTCGCGACCCGCTGGGCACCAGCTACTCGGGACAGTTGCAGGGCGGGATCGTGGCACACGAGCGCGGCGTGACCTTTTCGCCCTACGCCGTACAGGACACGTTTGGCATCGTTTCCGTGGGCGACATCGGCTCGGCCCGGATCGAAACCCCGCAAGGCCCGGTGTGGACCGACTACCGTGGGCACGCGGTGATCGCCGGCTTGCCGGCGTATACCAACAGCCGCGTCGAAGTGCAGACCCGCTCGCTGCCCAAGCGCGTCGACTTGAAGAACGGCACCCAGGTGCTTGCTGCTGGCCGTGGTTCCGTCAATAGCGTGGATTTCGATGTGGTGAAAGTCCGTCGCGTGTTGCTCAACGCCAGTGATGCGCAAGGCCGACCACTGCCCCAGGGGGCTGCGGTACTCGGCAAGGGCAACCGCTTCCTTACCAGCGTGGCGGGTGAGGGCATGGTTTTTCTGAATGATGTCAATGAGTCGCAAGACCTGCGGGTATCACTGCCGGACTCCTCCACCTGCTCACTGCGTGTCGACGCCGAGGCCAAGCCGGATAATGACAAGTTCTACGAGACTGCATCGGCGGTGTGCCATGCTCTTTAA
- a CDS encoding DUF1120 domain-containing protein has translation MKKIIGLTLGIACLAATLSAQATTSAQLVVRGSITPAACNLSLAGSGIVDYGVIRSGELSQTAFNPREERTTSLVVNCGTTPAKFGLTFTDLQAGSKVTGILGAGFTEAQNYGLGMAGNRRTGGYSITLKDLRSSGVTLYPIMRSGGGAWQSSDGKVAQSPSQYSWRNGATITPASITQLTGTIAVKAVINKAQDLDLSRDVSIDGRATLVLSYI, from the coding sequence ATGAAGAAAATTATTGGATTGACGCTTGGTATCGCTTGCCTGGCAGCAACGCTTAGCGCCCAGGCAACCACCAGCGCTCAGTTGGTGGTCAGGGGCTCAATTACACCTGCCGCCTGCAACCTCAGCCTGGCAGGCAGTGGCATTGTCGATTACGGCGTGATCCGTTCTGGTGAGCTCTCCCAGACAGCATTCAACCCGCGCGAGGAGAGGACCACTTCCCTGGTCGTCAACTGCGGTACGACGCCAGCGAAGTTCGGCCTCACCTTCACCGACCTGCAAGCGGGTAGCAAGGTGACGGGTATCCTGGGTGCCGGCTTTACCGAGGCGCAGAACTATGGCTTGGGCATGGCAGGAAACCGCAGAACCGGCGGCTACTCGATCACGCTCAAGGATCTGCGGTCTTCCGGCGTAACGCTGTATCCGATCATGCGCTCCGGTGGCGGAGCTTGGCAGAGCAGTGATGGTAAGGTTGCGCAGTCACCCAGCCAGTACTCCTGGCGCAACGGTGCGACGATTACACCTGCCTCCATCACCCAACTGACAGGGACCATTGCAGTGAAGGCCGTCATCAATAAAGCCCAGGACTTGGACCTGAGCCGCGACGTCTCCATTGATGGGCGAGCCACGCTGGTATTGAGTTACATCTAA
- the ppx gene encoding exopolyphosphatase: MPQSQAKNLSLIAAIDLGSNSFHMVVAKAQNGEIRILERLGEKVQLAAGIDDERQLNEESMQRGLDCLKRFAQLINGMPLGAVRIVGTNALREARNRGEFIRRAEDILGHPVEVISGREEARLIYLGVSHTLADTPGKRLVADIGGGSTEFIIGQRFEPLLRESLQMGCVSYTQRYFKDGKITPARYAQAYTAARLEIMSIEHALHRLTWDEAIGSSGTIRAIGLALKAGGHGTGEVNAEGLAWLKRKLFKLGDAEKIDFDGIKPDRRTIFPAGLAILEAIFDALELQRMDHCDGALREGVLYDLLGRHHHEDVRERTLGSLMERYHVDMEQAVRVERKALHAFDQVAADWDLEDGVWRELLGWAAKVHEVGLDIAHYHYHKHGAYLIEHSDLAGFSREDQQMLALLVRGHRRNIPKDKFAEFGDDGIKLIRLCVLLRFAILFHHIRGTQEMPQVTLRADAESLDVVFPKGWLDENQLTQADFAQEAEWLTRVGFTLNVR; the protein is encoded by the coding sequence ATGCCGCAATCCCAAGCCAAGAATCTGTCCCTGATCGCCGCCATCGACCTGGGCTCCAACAGCTTTCACATGGTCGTGGCCAAGGCCCAGAACGGTGAGATCCGCATCCTTGAGCGGCTCGGCGAGAAAGTACAACTGGCAGCCGGGATCGATGATGAGCGTCAGCTCAACGAAGAATCCATGCAACGCGGCCTCGATTGCCTCAAGCGTTTTGCCCAGTTGATCAACGGTATGCCATTGGGCGCCGTGCGTATCGTCGGCACCAATGCTCTGCGTGAAGCGCGCAACCGTGGCGAATTCATCCGCCGCGCCGAAGACATCCTCGGGCACCCGGTGGAAGTCATCTCCGGCCGTGAGGAAGCACGCCTGATCTACCTCGGTGTATCCCACACCCTGGCCGACACCCCCGGCAAACGCCTGGTCGCCGACATCGGCGGGGGCAGTACCGAATTCATCATCGGCCAACGATTCGAGCCATTGTTGCGCGAAAGCCTGCAGATGGGCTGCGTCAGCTACACCCAGCGCTATTTCAAGGACGGCAAGATCACCCCGGCACGCTACGCCCAGGCCTACACGGCGGCGCGGCTGGAGATCATGAGCATCGAGCACGCCCTGCACCGCCTGACCTGGGACGAAGCCATCGGCTCCTCCGGCACCATCCGCGCCATCGGCCTGGCCCTGAAAGCCGGCGGCCATGGCACCGGCGAGGTGAATGCCGAAGGCCTGGCGTGGCTCAAGCGCAAGCTGTTCAAGCTGGGTGACGCGGAAAAAATCGACTTTGACGGCATCAAGCCCGACCGTCGCACCATCTTTCCGGCGGGCCTGGCGATTCTCGAGGCGATCTTCGACGCCCTCGAACTACAACGCATGGACCACTGCGACGGAGCCCTGCGTGAAGGCGTGCTCTACGACCTGCTGGGCCGCCACCACCACGAAGACGTGCGTGAGCGCACCCTCGGCTCGCTGATGGAGCGCTATCACGTCGACATGGAACAAGCGGTGCGCGTGGAGCGCAAAGCCCTGCACGCCTTCGACCAGGTCGCGGCCGACTGGGACCTGGAAGACGGTGTCTGGCGTGAGCTGCTGGGTTGGGCGGCCAAGGTGCATGAAGTGGGCCTGGACATCGCCCACTACCATTACCACAAGCACGGCGCCTACCTGATCGAGCACTCCGACCTCGCCGGGTTCTCCCGCGAAGACCAACAGATGCTCGCCCTGCTGGTGCGCGGCCACCGCCGCAACATCCCCAAGGACAAGTTTGCCGAGTTCGGCGACGACGGCATCAAGCTGATCCGCCTGTGCGTGCTGCTGCGTTTTGCGATCCTGTTCCATCACATCCGTGGTACCCAGGAAATGCCCCAGGTGACCTTGCGCGCCGACGCCGAGAGCCTGGACGTGGTGTTCCCGAAAGGCTGGCTGGACGAAAACCAGCTGACCCAGGCGGATTTTGCGCAAGAAGCGGAATGGTTGACGCGGGTGGGGTTCACGCTGAACGTGCGCTGA